A single Apostichopus japonicus isolate 1M-3 chromosome 11, ASM3797524v1, whole genome shotgun sequence DNA region contains:
- the LOC139975852 gene encoding cyclic GMP-AMP synthase-like receptor 1 produces the protein MAANEENDKDIPRPSLSKILLEYVNDTVSSRSQALKDLHQRVLVRVVNPILSRIGHFDDRFQAGELDAGSCYVGLQHTKPYEFDCVVILHSLTSNKSLQTTDEGTCNSVFLDSSACDNPYVSKLPGYGFLVVDENKTLVHNLTSEQNDPVNSEQLVENECFLCPKKVTSVFFKAVQRAVKELQDEQWWEEEPSVFEVNVFRQGPAVTLTAYLTGEIFTIHLLPGVPFTSNWPETLRKWGPPSAVRPNPWLVSPLMREVMEDFIAFPGQTPDQGDKRLWAMCFYYSEKKLCQITEENTSTIHREVKLALEALCAENEEAFHPITPRLLRMVFLHQCMQFPHEQDWMPKKLGRAFVDLFLAVITCTRSGSLPHFFIPQLDMLGHLRKGDLKRVSRHLKAILNNIVENPSKTKFLPRKKLTRRKKVAL, from the exons ATGGCTGCAAACGAAGAAAACGATAAGGACATTCCAAGGCCAAGTCTTTCCAAGATTTTGTTAGAATATGTGAACGATACCGTTTCTAGCAGGAGCCAGGCGTTAAAAGATTTACATCAAAGAGTCCTCGTCAGGGTAGTCAATCCAATTTTAAGCCGAATCGGTCATTTCGACGACCGTTTCCAGGCAGGAGAATTGGACGCAGGCAGTTGCTATGTGGGATTACAACACACTAAACCCTACGAATTTGACTGCGTGGTTATACTGCACAGTTTAACCAGTAACAAATCCCTTCAAACAACTGATGAAGGAACTTGCAACTCAGTATTTTTGGATTCATCAGCATGCGATAATCCCTACGTTAGCAAATTACCCGGTTATGGCTTTCTTGTTGttgatgaaaataaaactttggTTCATAATTTGACAAGTGAGCAGAATGATCCTGTGAATAGTGAACAATTAGTAGAAAATGAATGTTTTTTATGTCCAAAGAAAGTCACCAGTGTCTTTTTCAAGGCTGTCCAACGTGCAGTGAAGGAATTACAAGATGAGCAGTGGTGGGAGGAAGAACCAAGTGTATTTGAAGTCAATGTTTTTAGACAAG GTCCAGCAGTCACACTCACAGCATATCTCACTGGGGAGATCTTTACCATTCACCTTCTACCAGGGGTTCCTTTTACTAGCAACTGGCCAGAGACATTGAGAAAATGGGGACCACCTTCAGCAGTGAGACCAAATCCGTGGCTAGTGAGTCCGTTAATGAGGGAGGTGATGGAAGACTTTATTGCGTTTCCTGGACAAACTCCTGACCAAGGAGATAAGAGACTTTGGGCAATGTGTTTTTATTACTCTGAAAAGAAACTCTGTCAAATTACAGAAGAGAATACAAGCACTATTCACAGAGAGGTTAAACTTGCCCTGGAAGCTCTGTGCGCTGAAAATGAGGAAGCCTTTCATCCAATAACTCCTCGATTGTTAAGGATGGTATTTCTTCATCAGTGCATGCAGTTCCCACATGAGCAGGACTGGATGCCCAAGAAACTGGGTCGAGCTTTCGTGGACTTGTTCCTCGCCGTCATCACTTGCACCAGATCTGGTTCACTGCCTCACTTCTTCATCCCACAGCTGGATATGCTAGGCCATCTGCGTAAGGGAGACTTGAAACGAGTGTCGCGACATCTGAAAGCGATTTTAAACAACATCGTCGAAAACCCAAGTAAAACAAAATTCCTACCCCGTAAAAAGCTTACCCGTAGAAAGAAGGTAGCACTGTAA